In the genome of Oceanispirochaeta sp. M1, the window CCATCAAGGCACGGACAATATCACCGAACTGAGCGTTATTTCTCAATCCTTCCATTTTTTCGATGTTCATTCCAAAGCGGAAAGCATCTTTATCCCCTGCCATAACTTTATATTTGGCATTGGTTGTATTGACCACATTGTTTGAATTGTAAATCTTCAACCCATACAGGGATCCAATATATCCAGTCGCCAGTATTTCACTGTTTGCTGTATCCAGGGCAGGAAGAGCGATTAACAGGTCTTCTTTCATGAAAGGAGGGATTACCACCCATCTTGTGGAAGGATCTGCATTAGCTTCATCCAGTTTTCTGGAAATGGTTCTCAGGTATGTAAGAACATTGGCTGAATTGATTTCAATAGGAGTGGTACTACTTCCCAGTCCTGTTGTTATACCGGCTCCTGCATGAAGGGAGGCGATATAACTATCAATCGAACTCTTAA includes:
- a CDS encoding phage capsid protein; the encoded protein is MAITTLNQELWSTLLLKGTQEQLCFQEVVKDIGKVNGKQVHFSNIGAVTVSDYTKDTDISNQTLTDSGIDLDLNQQKYFSVNVDDVDDAQTDSNIMAEIIRKGTHGLKSSIDSYIASLHAGAGITTGLGSSTTPIEINSANVLTYLRTISRKLDEANADPSTRWVVIPPFMKEDLLIALPALDTANSEILATGYIGSLYGLKIYNSNNVVNTTNAKYKVMAGDKDAFRFGMNIEKMEGLRNNAQFGDIVRALMVYGCKVTQASTLALLTANEAAEA